The Cucumis melo cultivar AY chromosome 9, USDA_Cmelo_AY_1.0, whole genome shotgun sequence genome includes the window acaaaactacttaaggtagtttaaggatggcacatgttcggattttagtgcgtcacggtggtgcatgggatgaggaacgaagaaaatatgaaggaggagtgttaaaaggcattgttgtcagtaaagaaataacgcacaaagatttacagtatgaattatatgaccttgcagaagttgaccctacaaagttcgacataaagataagatgtatatatgagatcaaaggagaaaaggaagctcctccatttgagttaagcaatgaccgtgatttgaagttttatattcttagtgaaaatccattggaggtccccctatacctatcatttgagcctacaagcaaccgaagcatgaaagtgttaaacaaagattacaattcagtatctgggagcaaccaagttcaaaatttaaaccctcatcctccaattggaatggatacattagatgagaatgaagttgatattggtgaagttcaggttggcttgtgtgataacatgatagggactaattcggctatatgggaatcatatgagtcatatcattcaaaagatgatacttttacatgggagtcagttgagatgtacaatgaattatttgacatcccagaacaaagagatgcttctacaaaagattgcaaaggaaaaggtaaagttgactacagctcctctagtcggaagttgaagagtggctggtccgaagaaagctctacaagtgaagagttggctgggataatacttatcttcgaatatgcctctaaaagtctgccagtctaaagcacgtgcatcactgcgtcttgctaatatagatttccaccatccttcagcctctttttgcaacaaaaatgtggccaatctaacctttcgctcctcaggacaattcatcacatcaaaacacttttcaagcatattcaaccagttctctgcatcagctggatctgtggaaccttcaaacactgtagcccctaa containing:
- the LOC127150950 gene encoding uncharacterized protein LOC127150950 isoform X2: MPPRTGRRRRQNQDGMQGPTQGPSVGESSTLGVRGGAGNEQFARTTQKIGRPDRAEPSDPEKAYGIERLKKLGATVFEGSTDPADAENWLNMLEKCFDVMNCPEERKVRLATFLLQKEAEGWWKSILARRSDARALDWQTFRGIFEDKYYPSQLFTCRAFFGPATLQLPTRGAVVNFTFSFAIFCRSISLFWDVK
- the LOC127150950 gene encoding uncharacterized protein LOC127150950 isoform X1, which gives rise to MCLCTGNQIYMSSGVMPPRTGRRRRQNQDGMQGPTQGPSVGESSTLGVRGGAGNEQFARTTQKIGRPDRAEPSDPEKAYGIERLKKLGATVFEGSTDPADAENWLNMLEKCFDVMNCPEERKVRLATFLLQKEAEGWWKSILARRSDARALDWQTFRGIFEDKYYPSQLFTCRAFFGPATLQLPTRGAVVNFTFSFAIFCRSISLFWDVK